One stretch of Zerene cesonia ecotype Mississippi chromosome 20, Zerene_cesonia_1.1, whole genome shotgun sequence DNA includes these proteins:
- the LOC119834816 gene encoding uncharacterized protein LOC119834816 encodes MNSIVDIDEILSENEQWRKLEEEWGIPVDLEGDADDDQPVLHRVFSTIDLKTTFDSSFLFKKVRRNLGRQLSKKSASSALEYRDFISNLQNDPMRESSQQFYCVNGQIVSAVSVDEICKKIDDIFKSIEKLSSCSTVRKKVKTLPEIVQCSISATDLSFDDTEYEYNSEIDRHMEEAFQELSSTINSIDRVDMSTLESVTTLVRKFSSILNHPNMKCNPRHQRQCSEKFKDLAEFWKSRAFANEASNKNCNEPNR; translated from the coding sequence ATGAATTCTATAGTTGATATTGACGAAATACTCTCGGAAAATGAACAGTGGAGAAAGTTGGAAGAAGAGTGGGGTATACCTGTCGATTTGGAGGGAGACGCTGATGATGATCAACCTGTATTACATCGCGTGTTCAGCACAATAGACCTGAAGACAACGTTCGATTCCTCCTTCCTATTCAAGAAGGTGAGACGCAACCTTGGCCGGCAATTGTCCAAGAAATCAGCATCATCAGCCCTCGAATACAGGGACTTCATAAGCAACTTACAAAACGATCCGATGCGAGAATCATCGCAGCAATTTTACTGCGTCAACGGTCAAATTGTCTCCGCGGTGTCTGTGGACGAAATATGCAAGAAAATTGACGATATCTTTAAGTCTATAGAGAAGCTCTCATCCTGCAGTACAGTGAGGAAAAAAGTGAAGACCCTCCCAGAAATAGTGCAGTGCAGCATATCGGCTACCGATTTATCGTTTGACGATACGGAATACGAGTACAACAGTGAAATAGATAGACACATGGAGGAGGCATTCCAAGAGCTGAGTTCGACGATAAACAGTATAGATCGTGTGGACATGTCTACTCTAGAATCGGTTACGACGTTGGTGAGGAAGTTCAGCAGTATCCTCAACCATCCCAATATGAAGTGCAACCCTCGTCATCAGAGGCAGTGCAGTGAAAAGTTCAAAGATCTGGCTGAATTTTGGAAAAGTCGCGCATTTGCGAACGAGGCGTCTAATAAGAATTGTAATGAACCGAATCGGTGA